CACTTTCTACTGGAAGAAACTAAGGAATCATGTAAAGTCTTTCATTAGAGAATGTAGGGTATGCATGAAGAATAAGGCTGACTTGACTCAGTATCCTGGTTTATTACAACCATTGCCAATGCCTCAAAGAGTTTGGGAAGATATTTCCATGGATTTTGTCGAAGGATTGCCAGTATCAAATAGGAAAAGTGCAATATTGGTGGTGGTTGAGGGATTAAGTAAGTATGCTCATTTATGTGCCTTGTCTCTTCCATTTACAGCAATTCAAGTAGCTCAATTGTTCCTCAACAATGTGTACAAGCTACATGGAATGCCAAAAACTATTGTGAGTGACAGGGATAAGATATTTGTAAGTACATTTTGGCAAGAGCTTTTTAAAAGGCTGAAGGTGAAGCTACAGTTGTCAACAGCCTACCACCCACAATCTGATAGACAAACTAAAATAGTTAATAAGTGCTTAGAGGGGTATTTGAGGTGCATGACTGGAGAAAGACCTAGGGAGTGGTCAAATTGGCTAGCTTTGGCTGAATTTTGGTATAACACAAACCATCATTCTGCTATTAATACCACACCTTATGAGGTTGTTTATGGTCAAGTTCCATTGGATACAATAGTTTACACAAAGGGTCAAAGTGCAGTTGAAGCAGTGGATAgtaggggtgttcaaaaccggatatccgaaaattcggatatccgaaaattcggatagtgaatttgcccatccgatatccgaatccgaaatttcgaatATCcagttttcggatatccgaaatttcggattcggataccggattatccgaatatccaaACTTTACTTGAGataaaaaaaatcatatatatGAATTACATAGATCTCAATACAGATCTTTAATTCTTGAAGCATGAACAATACAAACATGAAAAAGAAGGATCATAAACAAGTAGGAAACTAGAAATACATGAGGGCTTTCCATAGGATTAGATTTATAACCAAATTAATGGCAGTGGGTACAAGTGAGAATGTAAACTATAAACATATCTACCAAATTAATGGTAGTATCCAACCTGGAGTGaaaattataaacataaacatatatGCAACAAGTTGGAACAAGTGGGTATATAAATAATAAACCCCATATATGTCCATGTGCCCGAATTTTGGTATATCTCAGGTACGAACATCAATGGATGAAGCAAGAAGATAAGTTGAAGATTGAAGTAGGTTACATCAGCGATTGATGAAGTGGATGAGTAGGGACGCACCAGAAAAATATTAGATCTAGGAATTGATATACAGATACTACGCATCACAGCAATTGAGATATGAACATTGCAGTCCAGCAATTGATATATGGGCCACTGAAGAAGCCCAACAACCCAATAAAATATAACATAAAaaattaacaagtatatatattttcggatattcggatatccgaatatccgaaaattttggaaagtgctatccgaaacccgaatctgaaatttcggatatccgatttttcggatattttcggatcggattttTGGATATTTCGGATTGCGGATTCGGATAcggatattttgaacacccctagTGAATAGGTCCTTGGTTGCTAGAATGGAGGCTATAGCTATGTTAAAGTACCATTTCAAAAGGGCCCAAGACAGAATGAAGTACAATGCTGATAAGAAAAGAACATATAAAGAGTATGAAGTGGGGCAATGGGTCTATGTAAAGCTGCAGCCTTATAGACAAATGACCCTAAGGCAGGGAGCATACAGTAAATTAGCTCCAAAGTTTTATGGACCATTTGAAATTATAGCAAGAGTTGGCACAGTGGCCTATAAGTTGGAGTTACCACCTACATCACAAGTTCATCCAGTGTTTCATGTTTCCCAGCTTAAATTGCACAAAGGAACGAATCCACTGTCTACGGGAGTGATGCCACAAGTGGATCACACCTCAATGTTGGCTGTCGTACCCCTTAAGATTTTGGATCGAAAATTGGCAAAAAGGGGTAATGCTGATGGGGTGTATTGGTTAATTCAATGGTCTGGAGGTTCGGTTGAAGATGCTACTTGGGAGTTTGCAGAAGAACTTGTGCGTAAATTTACTGATTTTGATTCGATAGCTAAATCTTGAGGACAAGAATGTTTCAAGAAGGGGGCATTGTTATGGATTTACTGTTAAGTGGCCGTTAAATACACTAACGCTGTTGGTTACCATTAGTAGCTGTTAAGTGAGCACGTGATGAACATGTGACCAGTTCAAGATACAGAATCACATGTAACTCACGTGTCATCGTCTTCGCTATAGTTGCTCAACCGTTAGGTTGTTAGAGGCTGAACAAACTGTCGATACTAGTATAAATACTGCAATTCATTCTGTTAGAAGTAGTTTTTAGTTGTCAATTATAATTGATTCTCTTTGAAACTTCTGTAACGAATTTCAATTTCAATAAAAGTCAACTTCGTTGCTATTCTTGTTCACAAGCATCCAGGTTGCTTTTGATTGTGTAATTTCGGTTGAATTCAACTCAGATTATACATAACACCAAACTGTTATGACCCTTGCAGTGAGCATGGTTTTCTAGTTTGTATTAGGTTACCATTACACAATGTAAGATATAACATGACTAATAAATTGAGCTGTAGCATAGATTACCATAAATTTTTGATGATTTATCAAAGTTCAACTTTCCAGGTTAAACTTAATTGGTAGAAAACCACGTACCTGTACCAAAGAGTACCTACAAATTTTATTTCATGATATAtggaatctgtagtgacccgaacttttccgaacctttctatgattatatgtttaatgaaaactatatttacatgattaaatgtttctaacatgttaagcaatcaaacttgttaagacttggttaattgaaacagaaattttgtaaacgtctgattacccagtttgaccaatgattcacgaactctataagttgtatatgacatgatgatacataaatgaataaatatatatgtttaacatgatataatgatcatcaagtatctcattaaaaatagtaacaataagttataaacttaaaaaggagactattgacgtatgaaactcgaaacgatacatataacgattatcgttataaccacgtcttactaaatatatatgaagcatattaatacattgttatattatatataacatgataatatgataattaaatatatcattaagtgtattaacaatgaactacataagtaaaaacaagactactaacttaatgattttgaaacgagacatatatgtaacgattatcgttgtaacgacatttaatgtatatagatcatattaagagatattcgtacatcataatatcatgataatataataatttaaaatctcatttgatattataaacattggattaacaacatttaacaagatcgttaacctaaaggtttcaaaacaacatttacatgtaacgactaacgatgacttaacgactcagttaaaatgtatatacatgtagtgttttaatatgtattcatacacttttgaaagacttaaagacacttatcaaaatacttctacttaacaaaaatgcttacaattacatcctcgttcagtttcatcaacaattctactcgtatgcacccgtattcgtactcgtacaatatacagaatttagatgtatgaactattggtatatacactccaatgatcagctcttagcagcccatgtgagtcacctaacacatgtgggaaccatcatttggcaactagcatgaaatatctcataaaattacaaaaatatgagtaatcattcatgacttatttacatgaaaacaaaattacatatcctttatatctaatccatacaccaatgaccaaaaacacctacaaacactttcattcttcaattttcttcatctaattgatctctctcaagttctagctttaagttctaagtgttcttcataaattctacaagttctagttacataaaatcaagaatactttcaagtttgctagctcacttccaatcttgtaaggtgatcatccaacctcaagaaatctttgtttcttacagtaggttatcattctaatacaaggtaataatcatattcaaactttggttcaatttctataactataacaatcttatttcaagtgatgatcttacttgaacttgttttcgtgtcatgattctgcttcaagaacttcgagccatccaaggatccgttgaagctagatccatttttctcttttccagtaggtttatccaaggaacttaaggtagtaatgatgttcataacatcattcgattcatacataaaaagctatcatattcgaagtggtaaactagtaatcactagaacatagtttagttaattctaaacttgttcgcaaataaagttaatccttctaactacgcttttaaaatcaactatacacatgatatatatctatatgatatgctaacttaatgatttaaaacccggaaacacgataaacacgataaacaccataaaaccggatttacgccgtcgtagttacaaccgagggctgttttggtttgcataattaaaaactatgaaaaactttgatttaaaagctatacttctgggaaaatgatttttcttatgaacatgaaaccatatccaaaaatcatggttaaactcaaagtgaaagtatgtttttcaaaacagtcatcaagatgtcgttctttcgacggaaatgactacctctttcaaaatcgacttgtaacttatatttccgattataaacctataccttttctgtttagtttcataaagtcaagttcaatacgaaaccgtggccgcttaaatcactcaaaacggataagaaacgaagaaatggcgagcaaaacaaaattggtaaaaactactcattttagctacgtgaaaattggtaacaaatctattccaaccataacttaatcaacttgtattgtatattatgtaatcttgagataccatagacacgtatacaatgtttcgacctatcatgtcgacacatctatatatatttcggaacaaccatagacactctatatgtgaatgttggagttagctatacagggttgaggttgatttcaaaatatatatagtttgagttgtgatcaatactgagatatgtatacactggttcgtggattgattcaagataatatatatcgatttatttctgtacatctaactgtggaaaactagttgtaggttactaacgaggacagctgacttaataaacttaaaacatcaaaatgtattaaaagtgttgtaaatatattttgaatatactttgatatatatgtacatatttgttataggttcgtgaatcgaccagtggccaagtcttacttcccgacgaagtaaaaatctgtgaaagtgagttatagtcccacttttaaaatctaatatttttgggatgagaatacatgcaggttttataaatgatttacaaaatagacacaagtacgtgaaactacattctatggttgaattttcgaaatcgaatatgcccctttttattaagtctggtaatctaagaattagggaacagacaccctaattgacgcgaatcctaaagatagatctattgtgcctaacaaaccccatccaaagtaccggatgctttagtacttcgaaatttatatcatatccgaagggtgtcccggaatgatggggatattcttaaatatgcatcttgttaatgtcagttaccaggtgttcaccatatgaatgatttttatctctatgtatgggatgtgtattgaaatatgaaatcttgtggtctattattatgatttgataatatataggttaaacctataactcaccaacatttttgttgacgttttaagcatgtttattctcaggtgattattaagagcttccgctgtcacatacttaaataaggacgagatttggagtccatgcttgtatgatattgtgtaaaaactgcattcaagaaacttatttcgttgtaacatatttgtattgtaaaccattatgtaatggtcgtgtgtaaacaggatattttagattatcattatttgataatctacgtaaagctttttaaacctttattgatgaaataaaggttatggtttgttttaaaatgaatgcagtctttgaaaaacgtctcatatagaggtcaaaaccttgcaacgaaatcaattaatatggaacgtttttaatcaataagaacgagacatttcagaatCAACCTACACCAGACCATGTAGAAAATAACAATTGATTTTGTACCAAAGAGTACCTAtaaatattatttcaagatatatgGAATGAACGGAACGATTACAGGTaggtgatgtggtagcgtgggggtacgaaatagtattaaattttacaacgaaacactattaaatacgatacaattttacacaagatatttatttatttatagaatggatatacttaaaccttgctacaacacttataggcagtgtacctaatcgtacagtagtgtagtttttagtaagtccggttcgttccacagggaatcttttttaaacaaagctcaacgctatattagtttacttttataaaaatacaaatatatatataagtaatattattattataaaaggggggtttttaccgtttaatgaccggtttgtcgattttaaaactttagtcgcagttaaaaccaaatgtaaaatattaaaaataaatacaagacttaaattaaagcatgaagtaaataacgataaatgaaattgtgaataataaagtgcgataattaaaaagtacgataattaaaagtgcgattaaatacaataacaataaaaatgcgataattagaagtgtaattaaatataaaataaaggaaattaaatatgaaataaaagaattatgcttatttaaacttccgtaatcatgatgtttgacgtgttgattttagttttatgcccatgggttaattgtcctttgtcctggattatttaatatgtccgtctggtttttgtccataacagtccatcagtcataaatataaagtgcgagtgtcctcgtcaaattatccttatacccgaagttaaatattccaactaattggggacttaaactgtaacaagattttaatactttgtttaataattacaccaggatgtcgactgagtgtaacccaaggttttaatattttgttatcaattataccaagtgtcctttgtacataatttcacccctgttttaattattctagtggctattaatccattcccgtgtccggttaaatgaacgattattcgtacatataaataccccgcccatcgtgtccgattgagtgtatatggtaatttatagggacgcccaattgtaaatctttatattaacattaacaaactatcatttagttaaacaaatataaagcccattaatagcccatagtctaatttccacaagtgtcgttcttttgtccaaaccccaattatggtacaaagcccaattacccaattttagtaattagcccaacatcatgattacttcgttttaaataagcataataataacttagctacgagacattaatgtaaaaaggttgaacataacttacaatgattaaaaatagcgtagcgttacacggacagaatttcgacttacacccttacaacatttgctaacatacccttattattagaattataattaaaattaaaatataaattataaatatatatatatattttacgtatgaggagaagaagaaaaagatgatgaaaatgatcagaattcggtttgctttatagggagtttcaaaactgggggctccgcgactcgcggccattttggccttca
The window above is part of the Rutidosis leptorrhynchoides isolate AG116_Rl617_1_P2 chromosome 1, CSIRO_AGI_Rlap_v1, whole genome shotgun sequence genome. Proteins encoded here:
- the LOC139848846 gene encoding uncharacterized protein, coding for MEAIAMLKYHFKRAQDRMKYNADKKRTYKEYEVGQWVYVKLQPYRQMTLRQGAYSKLAPKFYGPFEIIARVGTVAYKLELPPTSQVHPVFHVSQLKLHKGTNPLSTGVMPQVDHTSMLAVVPLKILDRKLAKRGNADGVYWLIQWSGGSVEDATWEFAEELVRKFTDFDSIAKS